The following are encoded in a window of Variovorax paradoxus genomic DNA:
- a CDS encoding DUF1294 domain-containing protein, translated as MKRQGRLVRWEAERGFGFIRSPEVSADVFVHLRDFRDRQLKPQVGMAVRFDEIHVGGKGPRAVAVEAATTAAAMPRVASRAQPRQPSSRRAAGTPWGAWLIVVYAAGLSAAVWLGRLPLLALAVVAGLSLLTFAAYAFDKSAAQAGRWRTQESTLHLLALAGGWPGAWCAQRLLRHKSSKASFLWRFYVTVALHGAALGAWVFWLSKHAVFA; from the coding sequence ATGAAGCGCCAAGGTCGACTCGTTCGTTGGGAGGCCGAGCGCGGCTTCGGTTTCATCCGCAGTCCGGAGGTGTCGGCCGACGTGTTCGTGCACCTGCGCGACTTTCGCGATCGACAGCTGAAGCCGCAGGTCGGCATGGCGGTGCGCTTCGACGAAATCCATGTCGGCGGCAAAGGGCCGCGGGCGGTGGCTGTGGAGGCTGCGACCACGGCGGCTGCCATGCCCCGCGTAGCATCACGCGCGCAGCCGCGCCAGCCTTCGAGTCGCCGAGCGGCCGGCACGCCGTGGGGCGCGTGGCTGATCGTGGTCTACGCCGCCGGTCTGAGCGCCGCCGTGTGGCTCGGTCGACTGCCGCTGCTCGCGCTGGCGGTCGTCGCGGGGCTGAGCCTGCTCACCTTCGCGGCCTATGCCTTCGACAAGAGCGCGGCGCAGGCCGGGCGCTGGCGCACGCAGGAAAGCACGCTGCACCTGCTCGCGCTCGCGGGCGGCTGGCCGGGCGCGTGGTGCGCGCAGCGACTGCTGCGGCACAAGTCGAGCAAGGCGAGTTTCCTGTGGAGGTTCTACGTCACGGTCGCGCTGCATGGCGCGGCGCTGGGGGCGTGGGTGTTCTGGCTGTCGAAGCACGCGGTCTTTGCCTGA
- a CDS encoding esterase-like activity of phytase family protein: protein MGWLALVGAGAVLTACGGGSGGGGGWSFPVGGGGGTTNPPAAQSKTGTFLDAAVEGLDYVAGSAAKAATNAKGEFSCADGETVTFSAGALALGSAACGETITPLTLAGGSDVKADAVVNRLLALQSFDDDRDPANGIRLTPALKAALTAGALDFNATPDAFHTALNAVLAALPAPYNARMVDSNRRMLAREHFEDTLASRLAAPVTEASTQTNQLGAIGIAVTRYQLQAEARFHVPYEGDNPSIKADFPQGFLPAYGSGLAFKGKAEDGALEFYAITDRGPNGDGPTAPVPGAGDGVTSTSKVFPAPSFAPSFGIVRIGKTGAVLSTSVPLKRDANTKITGLPPRSGVGSTGETPLNDQYKFDEAKAGYDAHGLDPETLVLDKARNVLWTSDEYGPFIARLNIATGLVEKKYAPGPGATDLPAVLAQRRPNRGMEGLTLDAASGVLHGFLQSPIDPRDANGKSIKAKPPGGTNTDVRHIAKFTRWLAFDPATETSKLYAYPIDGSQYDKDRTGNAKLGDVVSLGNGRFIVIEQGARKSDGKVFNKLMLVELPANATNIAAPEFDHNLEISSITQAPSNGMDYSTVVTMRKTELLDLNVLGWLAEKAEGLTVVDDQTLALVNDNDFGLGTVLLGADGKTVAGSVEDCTVDVKGELSKCPAGTVSARITRGSDLERPTRIWLIKLDRKLSELRLPAL, encoded by the coding sequence ATGGGATGGCTGGCACTCGTGGGTGCTGGCGCGGTGCTGACCGCTTGCGGCGGCGGCAGCGGCGGCGGGGGCGGCTGGTCGTTCCCCGTGGGCGGCGGTGGCGGCACGACCAACCCGCCCGCTGCGCAATCGAAGACCGGCACCTTCCTCGATGCCGCCGTGGAAGGGCTCGACTACGTGGCCGGCAGCGCCGCCAAGGCCGCCACCAACGCCAAGGGCGAATTCAGCTGCGCCGACGGCGAGACCGTCACTTTCAGCGCCGGCGCACTGGCGCTGGGCAGCGCCGCATGCGGCGAGACGATCACCCCGCTGACCCTGGCCGGCGGCAGCGACGTGAAGGCCGATGCGGTGGTCAACCGCCTGCTCGCGCTGCAGAGCTTCGACGACGACCGCGACCCCGCCAACGGCATCCGCCTGACGCCCGCGCTCAAGGCCGCGCTGACGGCCGGCGCGCTCGACTTCAATGCCACGCCCGACGCCTTCCATACCGCGCTCAACGCGGTGCTGGCCGCGCTGCCCGCTCCCTACAATGCCCGCATGGTCGACTCGAACCGCCGCATGCTGGCCCGCGAACACTTCGAGGACACGCTGGCCTCGCGCCTGGCCGCACCGGTCACCGAAGCGTCGACGCAAACCAACCAGCTCGGCGCCATCGGCATTGCCGTCACGCGCTACCAGCTGCAGGCCGAGGCCCGCTTCCACGTGCCCTACGAGGGCGACAACCCGAGCATCAAGGCCGACTTTCCGCAAGGCTTCCTGCCGGCCTACGGCTCGGGCCTGGCGTTCAAAGGCAAGGCCGAAGACGGCGCGCTCGAGTTCTACGCCATCACCGACCGCGGCCCGAACGGCGACGGACCGACCGCCCCCGTGCCCGGCGCCGGCGATGGTGTCACCAGCACCAGCAAGGTGTTCCCGGCGCCGTCGTTCGCGCCGAGCTTCGGCATCGTGCGCATCGGCAAGACCGGCGCGGTGCTCAGCACCAGCGTGCCGCTCAAGCGCGACGCCAACACGAAGATCACCGGCCTGCCGCCGCGCTCGGGCGTGGGCTCGACCGGCGAGACCCCGCTGAACGACCAATACAAGTTCGACGAGGCCAAGGCCGGCTACGACGCCCACGGCCTCGATCCCGAGACGCTGGTGCTCGACAAGGCGCGCAACGTGCTGTGGACCAGCGACGAGTACGGCCCTTTCATCGCGCGCCTGAACATCGCCACCGGCCTGGTCGAGAAGAAGTACGCGCCCGGCCCCGGTGCCACCGACCTGCCGGCGGTGCTGGCCCAGCGCCGCCCCAACCGCGGCATGGAAGGCCTGACGCTCGATGCGGCCAGCGGCGTGCTGCACGGCTTCCTGCAGAGCCCGATCGATCCGCGCGATGCCAACGGCAAGTCGATCAAGGCCAAGCCGCCGGGCGGCACCAACACCGACGTGCGCCACATCGCGAAGTTCACGCGCTGGCTCGCGTTCGATCCGGCCACCGAGACCTCGAAGCTCTACGCCTACCCGATCGATGGCAGCCAGTACGACAAGGACCGCACGGGCAACGCCAAGCTCGGCGACGTGGTGAGCCTGGGCAACGGCCGCTTCATCGTCATCGAGCAGGGCGCGCGCAAGAGCGACGGCAAGGTGTTCAACAAGCTGATGCTGGTGGAGCTGCCGGCCAACGCGACGAACATCGCCGCCCCCGAGTTCGATCACAACCTCGAGATCAGCAGCATCACGCAGGCACCGTCGAACGGCATGGACTATTCGACCGTGGTGACGATGCGCAAGACCGAGCTGCTAGACCTCAACGTGCTGGGCTGGCTGGCCGAGAAGGCCGAGGGCCTGACGGTCGTCGACGACCAGACCCTGGCGCTGGTGAACGACAACGACTTCGGCCTGGGCACGGTGCTGCTCGGCGCCGATGGCAAGACCGTGGCCGGCAGCGTCGAAGACTGCACGGTCGATGTCAAGGGCGAGCTCAGCAAGTGCCCCGCGGGCACCGTCAGCGCGCGCATCACACGCGGCTCCGACCTGGAGCGGCCGACGCGCATCTGGCTCATCAAGCTCGATCGCAAGCTCAGCGAGCTGCGCCTGCCGGCGCTCTGA
- a CDS encoding acyl-CoA dehydrogenase family protein codes for MSSIHDTPTRPVAPTASARPSPLAPSSQQLAERFRPVFDRIAEHAAQREHDRELAYAPVAWLKAARFGALRVPLSHGGLGASVEQLYDLLIELGEADSNLPQILRAHFGFIERLFAEIDPALHGPWMRLAADGVIFGNATTELGEGALGALQTTLTRDKQDSADAWRLDGDKFYSTGTLYADWISVAAQRLNDDGSSDRVIALVPAEAAGVERVDDWRGFGQRLSASGTTRFRQVRVKPEHVLLYVRDQPTPLTAHFQLTHLATLAGIARAIVRDAVAFVQPRKRVYSHGSGATPREDPLVQQVIGQLASTAFVAASTVQAVARGLGEVDRHLQRGEAVPEQLLFEVELNTAKAQAGIVDAVLQAGTRLFDIGSASALQEDRRLDRHWRNARTLASHNPTIYKGRVVGDHLLNGARPTFYWAVGAIAS; via the coding sequence ATGTCATCCATCCACGACACGCCGACGCGCCCTGTCGCGCCCACGGCTTCCGCCCGCCCTTCCCCGCTCGCGCCCTCTTCGCAGCAACTGGCCGAGCGCTTTCGCCCCGTCTTCGACCGCATCGCCGAGCACGCGGCGCAGCGCGAGCACGACCGCGAGCTGGCCTACGCGCCGGTGGCCTGGCTCAAGGCCGCCCGCTTCGGTGCGCTGCGCGTGCCGCTCTCACACGGTGGCCTCGGTGCATCGGTCGAGCAGCTGTACGACCTGCTCATCGAACTCGGCGAGGCCGACTCCAACCTGCCGCAGATTCTTCGCGCCCACTTCGGCTTCATCGAGCGCCTGTTCGCCGAGATCGATCCGGCCTTGCACGGCCCCTGGATGCGTCTCGCGGCCGACGGCGTGATCTTCGGCAACGCCACCACCGAACTCGGCGAAGGCGCACTCGGCGCCCTGCAGACCACGCTGACGCGCGACAAGCAGGACAGCGCCGATGCATGGCGGCTCGACGGCGACAAGTTCTACAGCACCGGCACGCTCTACGCCGACTGGATCTCGGTCGCGGCGCAACGCCTGAACGACGACGGCAGCAGCGACCGCGTGATCGCCCTCGTGCCTGCGGAGGCAGCAGGTGTCGAGCGTGTCGACGACTGGCGCGGCTTCGGACAGCGCCTGAGCGCCTCGGGCACGACGCGCTTCCGGCAGGTGCGCGTGAAGCCAGAGCATGTGCTGCTGTACGTGCGCGATCAGCCGACACCGCTCACCGCGCACTTCCAGCTCACGCACCTCGCCACGCTGGCCGGCATCGCCCGCGCCATCGTGCGCGACGCGGTGGCCTTCGTGCAGCCGCGCAAGCGCGTCTACAGCCACGGCAGCGGCGCCACGCCGCGCGAAGACCCATTGGTGCAGCAGGTGATCGGCCAGCTCGCGAGCACGGCCTTCGTGGCCGCGTCAACCGTGCAGGCGGTGGCGCGCGGCCTGGGCGAAGTCGACCGCCACCTGCAGCGCGGCGAGGCCGTGCCCGAGCAGCTGCTGTTCGAGGTGGAGCTGAACACGGCCAAGGCGCAGGCGGGCATTGTCGATGCGGTGCTGCAGGCCGGCACGCGGCTGTTCGACATCGGGAGCGCTTCGGCGCTGCAGGAAGACCGTCGGCTCGACCGGCACTGGCGCAATGCGCGCACGCTGGCGTCGCACAACCCGACGATCTACAAGGGGCGCGTGGTGGGCGACCACCTGCTCAATGGCGCGCGACCAACCTTCTACTGGGCCGTGGGAGCCATCGCGAGCTGA
- a CDS encoding CoA transferase: protein MPRSADASFLPLDGVRVLSLALNLPGPAALLRCRAMGATCLKLEPPGGDPMGLYNRPAYTALHEGVEVRTVDLKSEAGQELLHAELASTAVLLTSFRPSALQKLKLDWATLQARHPALSQVAIVGAPGDRAEEPGHDLTYLAESGLVTGTELPPTLYADMGGALLASEAVLKAMLQQTRQRGGVYLEVALNASADWLALPRTWGLTKPEGAVGGAHAGYRVYPCADGRVAVAALEPHFAARLCDVAGVAPPDMMAPATHTALAAWLATRTRAELEAMGRERDVPLLTLAD from the coding sequence ATGCCCCGTTCCGCCGATGCTTCCTTCCTGCCGCTCGACGGCGTGCGCGTGCTGAGCCTCGCGCTCAACCTGCCGGGCCCCGCCGCGCTGCTGCGCTGCCGCGCGATGGGCGCGACCTGCCTCAAGCTGGAGCCGCCCGGTGGCGATCCGATGGGGCTGTACAACCGGCCCGCCTACACCGCGCTGCACGAGGGCGTCGAGGTCCGCACGGTCGACCTGAAGAGCGAGGCTGGGCAGGAGCTGCTGCACGCCGAGCTCGCCAGCACCGCCGTGCTGCTGACCTCGTTCCGCCCCTCGGCGCTGCAGAAGCTGAAGCTCGATTGGGCCACGCTGCAGGCGCGCCACCCGGCGCTGTCGCAGGTCGCCATCGTCGGCGCACCGGGCGATCGCGCCGAGGAGCCGGGGCACGACCTTACCTACCTCGCCGAAAGCGGCCTCGTCACCGGCACCGAGTTGCCGCCCACGCTGTACGCCGACATGGGCGGCGCGCTGCTCGCGAGCGAGGCGGTGCTCAAAGCCATGCTGCAACAGACCCGTCAGCGCGGCGGCGTGTACCTCGAGGTGGCGCTGAACGCCTCGGCCGACTGGCTCGCCCTGCCCCGCACCTGGGGCCTGACGAAGCCCGAAGGCGCGGTGGGCGGTGCGCACGCGGGCTACCGCGTCTATCCCTGCGCCGACGGCCGCGTGGCGGTGGCGGCGTTGGAGCCGCATTTCGCGGCGCGCCTGTGCGACGTGGCCGGCGTGGCGCCGCCGGACATGATGGCGCCGGCCACGCACACAGCGCTGGCCGCCTGGCTCGCGACGCGCACGCGCGCCGAGCTGGAAGCCATGGGCCGCGAGCGCGACGTGCCGCTGCTCACGCTGGCCGACTGA
- a CDS encoding PhoX family protein, which yields MSLDRRHFLLQSGATAAVVALFGQGCARSQLPPSTGTTPPSRFFTSVPISQRDAVVVPPEYEWQMLYPWGAPTGLAGRMPAFAPDAANSADEQALQAGMHHDGMHFFALDARGERGLLVMNHEYTDEQLLHTDGVKVWNADKVRKSLHAMGVSIIEVRRTPEGWRQVLPSPYARRVHGRTPMRIAGPAAGTPLMRTAADPTGTRVFGTFANCAMGVTPWGTYLTCEENFHGYFGGPKEAAKNATPAQRRYGTVPGAQWVEYWRFDERFDLSRHPNEPHRFGWVVEIDPFDPESVPVKRTALGRKRQESASCTVAKDGRAVVYMGDDARFEYIYKFVSRDTVRPGTDAAARAANRHLLDEGTLHVARFDADGRGRWLELVHGRHGIDAASGFADQAEVLVHARLAGDIVGGTKMDRPEWIAVHPHSGEVYVTLTNNAQRGDLGKPGADAANPRAPNFFGGILRWREDGGDAASTAFAWDHYALAGDPAQPGAGTRYPSDSADAFGCPDGLHFDSGGLLWIQTDMSGQAIGKPPYAALGNNQMLCADPATGRIQRFLTGPNGCEITGCVVTPDRRTLFVNIQHPGESRDDGDAKHNSAWPDGTQLGSARPRSATLAIRRRDGGIVGT from the coding sequence ATGTCTCTGGACCGCCGTCACTTTCTCCTGCAATCGGGCGCGACCGCCGCCGTGGTCGCGCTGTTCGGACAAGGCTGCGCGCGTTCGCAGTTGCCGCCTTCCACGGGCACGACGCCGCCTTCGCGCTTCTTCACCAGCGTGCCCATCTCGCAACGCGACGCGGTGGTGGTACCGCCCGAATACGAGTGGCAGATGCTCTACCCCTGGGGTGCGCCCACGGGCCTGGCGGGCCGCATGCCGGCCTTCGCACCCGATGCCGCCAACAGCGCCGACGAGCAGGCCCTGCAGGCAGGCATGCACCACGACGGCATGCACTTCTTTGCGCTCGATGCGCGCGGCGAGCGCGGCCTGCTCGTGATGAACCACGAGTACACCGACGAGCAACTGCTGCACACCGACGGCGTGAAGGTCTGGAACGCCGACAAGGTTCGCAAGTCGCTGCATGCGATGGGCGTGTCGATCATCGAGGTCCGCCGCACACCCGAAGGCTGGCGCCAGGTGCTGCCCTCGCCCTACGCGCGCCGCGTGCACGGCCGCACGCCGATGCGCATCGCCGGCCCCGCCGCGGGCACGCCGCTGATGCGCACCGCCGCAGACCCCACAGGCACGCGCGTCTTCGGCACCTTCGCCAACTGCGCGATGGGCGTCACGCCCTGGGGCACCTACCTGACCTGCGAGGAGAACTTTCATGGCTATTTCGGCGGCCCGAAAGAAGCAGCCAAGAACGCGACACCCGCGCAGCGTCGCTACGGCACGGTGCCAGGCGCGCAGTGGGTCGAGTACTGGCGCTTCGACGAGCGCTTCGACCTGAGCCGTCATCCGAACGAGCCGCACCGCTTCGGCTGGGTGGTCGAGATCGATCCCTTCGACCCCGAATCGGTGCCCGTCAAGCGCACCGCGCTCGGCCGCAAGCGACAGGAAAGCGCGAGTTGCACCGTGGCCAAGGACGGCCGCGCGGTGGTCTACATGGGCGACGACGCGCGCTTCGAATACATCTACAAGTTCGTGAGCCGCGACACCGTGCGCCCCGGCACCGATGCCGCCGCACGCGCGGCCAACCGGCACCTGCTCGACGAGGGCACGCTGCATGTCGCGCGCTTCGACGCCGACGGTCGCGGGCGCTGGCTCGAACTCGTGCACGGCCGCCACGGCATCGACGCAGCCAGCGGCTTCGCGGACCAAGCCGAAGTGCTGGTCCACGCGCGGCTCGCAGGCGACATCGTCGGCGGCACGAAGATGGACCGGCCCGAATGGATCGCCGTGCATCCGCACAGCGGCGAGGTGTACGTCACGCTCACCAACAACGCGCAGCGCGGCGACCTCGGCAAGCCCGGCGCCGACGCCGCCAACCCGCGCGCGCCCAACTTCTTCGGCGGCATCCTGCGCTGGCGTGAAGACGGCGGCGACGCGGCGAGCACCGCCTTCGCGTGGGACCACTACGCGCTCGCGGGCGACCCCGCGCAGCCCGGCGCCGGCACGCGCTACCCCAGCGACAGCGCCGACGCGTTCGGCTGCCCCGACGGCCTGCACTTCGACAGCGGCGGGCTGCTCTGGATCCAGACCGACATGAGCGGCCAGGCCATCGGCAAGCCGCCCTATGCCGCGCTCGGCAACAACCAGATGCTGTGCGCCGACCCGGCCACGGGCCGCATCCAGCGTTTTCTGACCGGGCCCAACGGCTGCGAGATCACGGGCTGCGTGGTCACGCCCGACCGGCGCACGCTGTTCGTCAACATCCAGCACCCGGGCGAATCGCGCGACGACGGCGACGCGAAGCACAACAGCGCCTGGCCCGATGGCACGCAGCTTGGCAGCGCACGCCCGCGCTCGGCCACGCTGGCGATCCGCCGGCGCGACGGCGGTATCGTAGGCACCTGA
- a CDS encoding DUF488 domain-containing protein, producing the protein MSIRIVRLGTPRAPGEGLRIGTVRRPPRGVPKTEFASQNWYDVWYPNLAPSAETMKLGQEAETPAQWNAFMRKYKTEMAEADASRSLDLLAALSHTAALAVGCYCEDESRCHRSLLRSLLAERGADIAT; encoded by the coding sequence ATGAGCATCCGCATCGTCCGTCTCGGCACCCCGCGCGCACCCGGCGAGGGCCTGCGTATCGGCACCGTGCGCCGTCCGCCGCGCGGTGTGCCGAAGACCGAGTTCGCCTCGCAGAACTGGTACGACGTGTGGTACCCCAACCTCGCACCGTCCGCCGAGACGATGAAGCTGGGTCAAGAGGCGGAGACTCCCGCGCAATGGAACGCCTTCATGCGCAAGTACAAGACCGAGATGGCCGAGGCCGACGCGAGCCGCAGCCTCGACCTGCTCGCGGCGCTCTCGCACACGGCCGCGCTGGCGGTCGGCTGCTACTGCGAGGACGAGTCGCGCTGCCACCGCTCGCTGCTGCGCAGCCTGCTGGCCGAGCGCGGGGCGGACATCGCAACCTGA
- a CDS encoding crotonase/enoyl-CoA hydratase family protein, protein MSDRIEWTRHADGVVELQLARADKMNALDPAMFDALVEAGEALRDDRSVRAVVIAGRGKAFCAGLDMASFERMGQGAASDVLGAAAGGTDLIARTHGIANAAQQVAMVWRDVPVPVIAAVHGVAFGGGLQVALGADIRLVAADAKLSVMEIKWGLVPDMAGMVLMRELARTDVVRELTFTGRIFSGEEAVRLGLATRVAADPLAEALQMAHEIAARSPDAIRAGKRLLNASLAHSAAELLIAESVEQQALIGSPNQLEAVKANIERRAPQFSAPA, encoded by the coding sequence ATGAGCGACCGTATCGAATGGACCCGCCACGCCGACGGCGTGGTGGAACTGCAGCTGGCGCGCGCCGACAAGATGAACGCGCTCGACCCCGCGATGTTCGACGCGCTGGTCGAAGCCGGCGAAGCTTTGCGCGACGACAGGAGCGTGCGCGCCGTGGTCATCGCCGGCCGTGGCAAGGCCTTCTGCGCGGGGCTCGACATGGCCTCGTTCGAACGCATGGGGCAGGGCGCCGCCAGCGACGTGCTGGGCGCGGCGGCCGGCGGCACCGACCTCATTGCGCGCACGCATGGCATCGCGAATGCCGCGCAGCAGGTGGCGATGGTGTGGCGCGACGTGCCGGTGCCGGTCATTGCGGCCGTGCACGGCGTGGCCTTCGGCGGCGGGCTTCAGGTGGCGCTGGGCGCCGACATCCGGCTCGTGGCGGCCGACGCCAAGCTGTCGGTGATGGAGATCAAGTGGGGCCTCGTGCCCGACATGGCGGGCATGGTGCTGATGCGCGAGCTGGCGCGCACCGACGTCGTGCGCGAACTCACGTTCACCGGCCGCATCTTCTCGGGCGAAGAGGCAGTGCGCCTGGGCCTGGCCACGCGCGTGGCCGCCGACCCGTTGGCCGAGGCGCTGCAGATGGCGCACGAGATTGCGGCCAGGAGCCCCGACGCGATCCGCGCCGGCAAGCGGCTGCTGAACGCCTCGCTCGCGCACAGCGCCGCCGAGTTGCTGATCGCCGAGTCGGTCGAGCAGCAGGCGCTCATCGGCAGCCCGAACCAGCTCGAAGCCGTGAAGGCCAACATCGAGCGGCGCGCGCCGCAGTTCAGCGCGCCGGCCTGA
- a CDS encoding DMT family transporter: MNARTTAALAWGGVLLAGVLWGGGALVAQFLIDGGIAPHSLSLARFALGMPLLWWLHWRATRRSPAANAGWRHLTRREQGHVVGTGAAMALNVSCWFAGIAHLGAALPTVISICCAPLIVACVSVLRGYEPFGVRLLSGLVLALAGVLLLVMPTGGWGALPMGYGAGLAWSFGSAVCYALVVLGNARMPARVPAVTASAWGMSAAALCMLGVAGANGITWPAGAAQWTGAAYTGVATTSVAYLAFAWGARRLSPTAAVVGTLIEPLVAAWLAALWLAQPMAPRQWLGAALLAGAMLLLVRRNRGIV; encoded by the coding sequence ATGAATGCAAGAACAACGGCCGCCCTGGCCTGGGGCGGCGTGCTGCTGGCCGGCGTGCTCTGGGGCGGCGGCGCGCTGGTGGCGCAATTCCTGATCGACGGCGGCATCGCGCCGCACAGCCTGTCGCTCGCGCGCTTCGCGCTCGGCATGCCGCTGCTGTGGTGGCTGCACTGGCGGGCGACGCGGCGTTCACCGGCGGCCAATGCCGGATGGCGCCACCTGACGCGGCGCGAGCAAGGCCACGTCGTCGGCACCGGCGCCGCGATGGCGCTGAACGTGAGCTGCTGGTTCGCGGGCATCGCGCACCTGGGCGCGGCATTGCCGACGGTGATCTCGATCTGCTGCGCGCCATTGATCGTGGCCTGCGTGTCGGTGCTGCGCGGCTATGAGCCCTTCGGCGTACGTCTGCTCAGTGGCCTCGTCCTCGCGCTGGCGGGCGTGCTGCTGCTGGTGATGCCGACCGGTGGCTGGGGCGCCTTGCCGATGGGGTACGGCGCGGGGCTGGCGTGGTCCTTCGGCTCGGCCGTCTGCTATGCGCTGGTGGTGCTGGGCAACGCGCGCATGCCGGCGCGGGTGCCGGCCGTGACCGCGTCCGCCTGGGGCATGAGCGCCGCGGCGCTGTGCATGCTCGGCGTCGCCGGTGCGAACGGCATCACCTGGCCCGCGGGCGCGGCGCAATGGACAGGCGCGGCCTACACCGGCGTGGCGACCACCTCGGTGGCGTACCTGGCCTTCGCCTGGGGCGCGCGCCGGCTGTCGCCGACGGCGGCGGTGGTCGGCACGCTGATCGAGCCCTTGGTGGCGGCCTGGCTCGCGGCGCTGTGGCTGGCCCAGCCGATGGCGCCGCGGCAATGGCTGGGCGCGGCGTTGCTGGCGGGCGCGATGCTGCTGCTGGTGCGGCGGAACCGGGGTATCGTGTAG
- a CDS encoding glutathione S-transferase, with the protein MQLVGMLDSPFVRRAAISLRLLGLDFEHRSISVFSTFEQFRAINPVVKAPTLVCDDGTVLMDSTLIIDHAQAVAGRSLFPSDSVGRLRDLRLTGLALAACEKTVQIVYERNLRPAEKLHQPWVDRVQGQLNTAYAELERELVAEPLAAPAERTITQGGISAAVAWTFTQFILPDAVRPSGFPLLAAYTAQAEQLPVFVGAPLV; encoded by the coding sequence ATGCAACTCGTCGGCATGCTCGACTCGCCTTTTGTCCGCCGCGCCGCCATCTCGCTGCGGTTGCTCGGCCTTGATTTCGAGCACCGCTCGATCTCGGTCTTCAGCACCTTCGAACAGTTCCGCGCGATCAACCCGGTGGTCAAGGCCCCGACGCTGGTGTGCGACGACGGCACGGTGCTGATGGACTCGACACTCATCATCGACCATGCGCAGGCGGTCGCTGGCCGCAGCTTGTTTCCCTCTGATTCGGTGGGCCGGTTGCGTGACCTGCGCCTCACAGGGCTCGCGCTCGCGGCCTGCGAGAAGACGGTGCAGATCGTCTACGAGCGCAACCTGCGGCCTGCCGAGAAGCTGCACCAGCCATGGGTCGATCGCGTGCAGGGTCAGCTGAACACGGCGTATGCGGAGCTGGAGCGCGAACTGGTCGCAGAGCCGCTGGCAGCACCTGCAGAACGCACGATCACGCAGGGCGGCATTTCGGCGGCGGTGGCCTGGACCTTCACGCAATTCATCCTGCCCGACGCGGTGCGCCCGTCGGGCTTTCCGCTGCTCGCCGCCTACACGGCGCAGGCCGAGCAACTGCCGGTGTTCGTCGGCGCGCCGCTGGTCTGA
- a CDS encoding SDR family oxidoreductase — protein MFEASLMRGQRILVTGGGTGLGRAMAERFLSLGADVAICGRRQAVCEETAAAWRQQFPDRRIDAFGVDIRIAQQVDDMVESLFQSGGLTGLVNNAAGNFVSPTESLSPRAFDAVADIVFHGSFYVTQAVGKRWVAQAKSGQWKPGDAYRSVMSIIVTWVDNGSPYVVPSAMSKAGIEVMTKSLAVEWARHGIRLNAVGPGEIPTEGMSKRLNPGEEPGARSIKTNPMARVGRMSELQNLASFLMAPGQCDWLTGQSIMMDGGNALATGGNFYELREWSDADWLAARERIEAQNQKDKAQR, from the coding sequence ATGTTCGAAGCATCCCTGATGCGCGGCCAGCGCATCCTCGTCACCGGCGGCGGCACCGGCCTCGGCCGTGCCATGGCCGAGCGATTCCTGAGCCTGGGCGCCGACGTCGCCATCTGCGGCCGGCGCCAGGCGGTCTGCGAGGAAACCGCCGCTGCCTGGCGCCAGCAGTTTCCCGATCGGCGCATCGATGCCTTCGGCGTCGACATCCGCATCGCGCAGCAGGTCGACGACATGGTCGAGAGCCTGTTCCAGAGCGGCGGGCTCACGGGCCTCGTGAACAACGCGGCGGGCAACTTCGTCTCGCCGACCGAGAGCCTGTCGCCGCGCGCCTTCGACGCCGTGGCCGACATCGTGTTCCACGGCAGCTTCTACGTGACGCAGGCCGTGGGCAAGCGCTGGGTGGCGCAGGCCAAGTCGGGCCAATGGAAGCCGGGCGACGCCTATCGCAGCGTGATGAGCATCATCGTCACCTGGGTCGACAACGGCAGCCCCTACGTCGTGCCTTCGGCGATGAGCAAGGCCGGCATCGAGGTCATGACCAAGTCGCTCGCGGTGGAGTGGGCGCGCCACGGCATCCGCCTGAACGCCGTGGGCCCCGGCGAGATTCCGACCGAAGGCATGAGCAAGCGCCTGAACCCCGGCGAGGAGCCCGGCGCACGCAGCATCAAGACCAACCCGATGGCGCGCGTGGGCCGCATGAGCGAGCTGCAGAACCTTGCGTCGTTCCTGATGGCGCCGGGCCAGTGCGACTGGCTCACGGGCCAGAGCATCATGATGGACGGCGGCAACGCACTGGCCACCGGCGGCAACTTCTACGAGCTGCGCGAGTGGAGCGACGCCGACTGGCTGGCCGCGCGCGAACGCATCGAGGCGCAGAACCAGAAGGACAAGGCGCAGCGCTGA